The proteins below come from a single Limnobaculum xujianqingii genomic window:
- a CDS encoding beta strand repeat-containing protein, with the protein MPPVGGTVNVYLGADTNSNTAISDASNTISLLSKHTTLAAAEGTGSATSDVNWYSDNRINFAPAIVLPSDTQTGTVSSTKYSQEISVPAYGMDASGEVVRLADKTFTIQSAADIATLNDWLIRDDGTTPSQVQLWLDGEVTSSDGKVINSAKTAQDAYNSLILSVLALRETDRVDWEYHIWQDGLAHSNNGTLDTGELNVILATGSNASGIITSEGSLAVSGASSVMHAKDNATLINQGALNAWRESGNSPLSDGMLAEDSSATNLGTINAGLFIEKNGTNQNVNNNGSYAMHGKGNSTLTNSSLINAALTNGDSDGAAGMVAEGNTQATNDGRINLVSNSHNARGKASGYGADISGSSTFVNSASGEIYVGTQAQTSMTDSYSDVNMIGGASQAAGVRTSSSGNVTNDGTIILGSKVRNAVGMLVNGASGLVINNGRIEVLGTKVLGYVAQNFGLSAIDTTTVRNNGDIYVNGDNNVALNVLANKANADVQSLGGTITVDGSGDINYRNFAVFVEGDNSYRATGNIASQIILNARGAVGVHARGNALINVQPSATIQFNGENQIGYYAYGPQAEIDLATATLGDNGQAGTILFAIDHGASFTGSSTGSLANPYNLTVSGAGSVAVHTNGRDGSTASRLLTGDAQIHVKGEQAVGVKVTGGAQGVISDGAILLENNNTTAVVVDGRDYKINGNISTTTLPTIVDSHADISTQSSQSGIKGYDVSYNGQLILGNDSGMQLGGSDNIGVYLHNGGIATNNSDIAVEGDNNLGVYIQNQGQLTNRGTISVSRSAGSTGPSSSVGVKVEGSGAVVNKLGVVTANGGLAAVQLINGATLTINGNDNRVDATDGAHGILMDTGAVSLTAQNTTINVSGSGAGIQNNANSSNIKLNNVTINAADGPAIRTAVTFTADDSNANTGNVLNVMGDDSNFSGAGFAFENEDGSNTTGDLHIGSGYTINVDNATHTATGDAIRARTDGSVDTQANIYVDAAGGAAIYAPIALGSISNGGVINSFSEGSNIVQAALAGAFTNTGSITAGSTTSQMDVIDISGAGTGSRTILNDTNASIIANSQQATLINAGGSANNTITNKGTLQAVSDTALAIQSGSGNDVITLDGGATRGVINADSGQDRFVWNSGTFAGEVNFSGADGGDSAQLGNVDLFATRHILSEGGTDSQLTLTDTHLWNGAGPSAKIGSLTTDDLAKATNIGTGWNSLAVSGSQADVRIVDNLALSGTTPTISVANGATLRAADNISDATKATLNNYDVATSGSTSKVVLDGTSATQVYSGVISGDGQLERGAIGTTILLGENTYTGNTLIDATGALQIGDGGTSGSLSEATSIIDNGLFTIDLSKELTLSGAIVGTGAFHQIGSGLTRLNGNNSYQAETRVDNGTLLINGDQSAATGLTTVLSGASLGGKGTIGGDVVMNANSILTPGDNSASTLNIKGNLDLTSTTQSNFQLGLAYNQGGDLNDLVNVKDLVLKGQVNVDVSQGGVLWPGSLSSV; encoded by the coding sequence TTGCCCCCGGTAGGTGGGACGGTTAATGTCTATTTGGGTGCTGATACCAACAGTAATACTGCGATTTCTGACGCGTCTAACACTATCTCATTACTTAGTAAACATACTACTCTGGCGGCGGCCGAAGGTACCGGGTCTGCAACCAGCGATGTTAACTGGTATTCAGATAACCGCATTAACTTTGCTCCGGCAATAGTCCTCCCTTCCGATACTCAGACCGGAACGGTAAGCAGTACTAAATACAGTCAGGAAATTAGTGTACCTGCTTATGGTATGGATGCGTCCGGTGAAGTGGTTCGTCTGGCGGACAAAACGTTTACGATTCAATCCGCGGCCGATATTGCCACGCTGAATGACTGGTTAATTCGGGATGATGGCACCACTCCCAGCCAGGTTCAGCTTTGGTTAGATGGCGAAGTAACCAGCAGCGATGGTAAGGTGATTAACTCTGCCAAAACTGCGCAGGATGCTTACAACTCTCTTATCTTATCTGTCCTGGCCCTGAGGGAAACCGACAGGGTTGATTGGGAATACCATATCTGGCAGGACGGACTGGCACACAGTAATAATGGCACTCTGGATACCGGCGAGCTGAATGTCATTCTGGCGACCGGTTCTAATGCCTCAGGTATTATTACTTCAGAAGGCAGTCTGGCGGTGAGCGGTGCCAGTTCGGTAATGCATGCCAAAGATAATGCTACTTTAATTAATCAGGGTGCTCTAAACGCCTGGCGTGAAAGTGGCAATAGCCCACTTTCTGATGGCATGCTGGCGGAGGATTCCAGCGCCACTAACCTGGGTACGATTAATGCCGGTCTGTTTATTGAGAAGAATGGTACTAACCAGAACGTCAATAACAATGGCTCTTATGCTATGCACGGCAAGGGCAACAGTACTCTGACCAATAGCTCACTGATTAATGCTGCATTAACCAATGGTGATAGTGACGGCGCTGCGGGCATGGTGGCAGAAGGAAATACCCAGGCAACTAACGATGGCCGAATTAATCTTGTCAGCAATAGCCATAATGCCAGGGGTAAAGCTTCTGGTTATGGTGCAGATATCAGCGGTAGCTCAACCTTTGTGAATAGTGCCAGCGGTGAGATTTATGTTGGTACTCAGGCACAAACCTCGATGACCGATAGTTATTCCGACGTCAATATGATTGGCGGTGCCTCACAGGCTGCCGGTGTGCGAACCAGTAGCAGCGGCAACGTAACCAATGATGGCACCATTATTCTGGGATCTAAGGTTCGTAATGCCGTTGGTATGCTGGTCAATGGTGCCAGTGGTCTGGTCATCAATAACGGACGAATTGAAGTATTAGGTACCAAGGTACTTGGTTATGTAGCGCAAAACTTTGGCCTGTCGGCGATTGATACCACGACGGTGAGAAATAACGGCGATATTTATGTCAATGGTGATAACAACGTAGCATTAAACGTGTTGGCAAATAAAGCCAATGCCGATGTTCAGTCTTTAGGTGGCACCATTACCGTGGATGGCTCCGGTGATATTAATTACCGTAACTTTGCTGTGTTTGTTGAAGGTGATAATAGTTATCGCGCCACCGGGAATATTGCTTCACAAATAATCCTGAATGCCAGAGGTGCGGTAGGGGTTCATGCCCGGGGTAATGCACTGATTAATGTTCAACCTTCAGCCACTATTCAGTTTAACGGTGAAAATCAGATCGGTTATTACGCCTATGGCCCACAGGCGGAAATCGATTTGGCTACTGCTACCTTGGGTGACAATGGACAAGCGGGAACTATTCTGTTTGCTATCGACCACGGTGCCAGCTTTACCGGTAGTTCAACCGGAAGTCTGGCAAATCCTTACAATCTGACCGTCAGCGGTGCAGGATCGGTCGCAGTACATACCAATGGGCGCGACGGTTCAACTGCATCAAGATTATTAACCGGTGATGCTCAAATTCATGTTAAAGGAGAGCAGGCTGTTGGTGTGAAAGTAACCGGTGGTGCCCAGGGTGTTATCAGTGATGGTGCTATTCTGCTGGAGAACAATAATACTACAGCAGTAGTCGTTGATGGACGGGATTATAAAATCAACGGCAATATCAGCACGACGACTCTGCCAACTATTGTTGATTCCCATGCTGACATCAGTACTCAAAGCTCTCAGAGCGGTATTAAAGGATATGACGTTTCCTATAATGGCCAGTTAATTCTGGGCAATGATTCCGGTATGCAACTGGGGGGCAGCGATAATATTGGTGTTTATCTGCACAATGGCGGAATTGCTACCAATAACTCTGATATCGCCGTTGAAGGTGATAACAACCTCGGGGTATATATTCAGAATCAGGGGCAGCTAACCAATAGAGGTACCATCTCCGTTAGCCGTAGCGCAGGTAGTACAGGCCCAAGTAGTAGCGTTGGGGTTAAAGTTGAAGGCAGTGGCGCCGTGGTGAATAAACTGGGTGTGGTGACTGCCAATGGTGGTCTGGCTGCCGTACAGTTAATTAATGGCGCTACATTAACCATCAACGGTAATGATAACCGGGTAGATGCGACGGATGGTGCTCACGGTATTCTGATGGATACCGGTGCGGTTTCTCTGACGGCACAAAATACTACCATCAACGTCAGCGGCAGCGGTGCAGGTATCCAGAACAACGCCAACAGTTCTAACATCAAACTGAATAACGTGACGATTAATGCGGCAGATGGCCCGGCAATACGTACTGCGGTGACATTTACTGCCGATGACAGTAATGCCAATACCGGTAACGTGCTGAACGTTATGGGCGACGATAGCAACTTCAGCGGCGCGGGCTTCGCTTTTGAAAATGAAGATGGTAGTAACACTACCGGTGATTTGCATATTGGTAGCGGTTATACCATCAACGTAGATAACGCCACCCATACTGCAACAGGGGATGCTATTCGTGCAAGAACCGACGGCAGCGTTGATACTCAGGCCAATATTTATGTTGATGCAGCGGGTGGTGCGGCTATTTATGCGCCGATAGCCCTTGGCAGTATCAGTAATGGTGGTGTGATTAACAGCTTCAGTGAAGGGTCGAATATTGTTCAGGCGGCTCTGGCTGGCGCATTTACCAATACCGGTTCTATTACAGCGGGTAGTACCACCAGTCAGATGGATGTTATTGATATCAGTGGTGCTGGTACCGGTAGTCGAACCATTCTTAATGATACCAATGCTTCTATTATTGCTAACAGTCAGCAGGCTACGCTGATTAACGCTGGTGGTAGTGCCAATAATACTATTACGAATAAAGGAACATTGCAGGCTGTCAGTGATACTGCGTTAGCCATTCAGTCAGGCAGCGGCAATGATGTTATTACTCTCGACGGCGGCGCAACGCGCGGCGTAATCAATGCGGACTCAGGCCAGGATCGTTTCGTCTGGAATAGCGGTACTTTTGCCGGAGAAGTTAACTTCTCCGGAGCTGACGGTGGTGATTCCGCACAGTTGGGTAATGTTGATCTGTTTGCCACTCGCCACATTCTTAGTGAAGGGGGAACAGACAGTCAACTGACATTAACCGATACCCATTTATGGAATGGCGCAGGTCCAAGTGCCAAAATTGGTTCTCTGACAACTGACGATCTGGCTAAAGCGACAAACATAGGTACTGGCTGGAATAGTCTTGCGGTTTCCGGCAGTCAGGCAGATGTCCGTATTGTTGATAATCTGGCGCTATCCGGCACGACTCCAACCATTAGTGTGGCCAATGGTGCCACCTTACGTGCTGCTGATAACATCAGTGATGCCACTAAAGCCACATTGAATAACTATGATGTCGCCACCAGTGGCAGCACCAGTAAAGTGGTACTGGATGGTACATCTGCCACTCAAGTCTACAGCGGGGTGATTAGTGGTGACGGTCAGCTTGAACGTGGTGCTATCGGAACCACTATCTTACTGGGAGAAAATACCTACACCGGTAATACATTAATTGATGCTACGGGCGCATTACAAATTGGTGATGGCGGTACCAGCGGCAGCCTGTCTGAAGCCACATCCATTATCGATAACGGCCTGTTTACCATTGATTTATCAAAAGAGTTAACGTTAAGCGGAGCTATCGTTGGTACCGGTGCATTCCATCAGATCGGCAGTGGTTTAACCCGACTGAACGGTAATAACAGTTATCAGGCAGAAACGCGTGTTGATAATGGGACCTTGCTGATTAATGGCGATCAAAGTGCGGCTACCGGGCTGACAACAGTACTTTCGGGCGCATCACTGGGCGGTAAAGGCACCATTGGTGGTGATGTGGTTATGAATGCTAATAGCATTCTTACACCGGGAGACAATAGCGCCAGTACATTAAATATTAAAGGTAACCTGGACCTTACCAGTACTACCCAAAGTAATTTCCAATTGGGTTTGGCATACAATCAGGGCGGTGATTTGAATGACCTGGTGAATGTGAAAGATCTGGTATTGAAAGGTCAGGTGAATGTTGATGTTTCTCAGGGGGGGGTACTTTGGCCCGGGAGTTTATCGTCTGTTTAA
- a CDS encoding ESPR domain-containing protein, with protein sequence MNTIYRLVWSDTLNAMVVAPETTKGRKKGSGRTTLKTALILALSLFPFISHSATINQSWIGNYTFPAQSPDQQFQTGVHFNIDGIDQNDNTANDQHYLAGTVLNIVGPIPVLEAGSNGNVINATLKDLLLQGRIKTIQALSSSQQAEQITADNIDSFFYSTSAGQPQQNQEVNVTIPGLEGSQSVLKVYDSSTFGTNTSEQVGAIQLPTYDPSSIKIYNNLGIARIAPGRWDG encoded by the coding sequence ATGAACACCATTTATAGACTGGTCTGGAGTGACACTCTTAATGCCATGGTGGTAGCCCCTGAAACAACAAAAGGAAGAAAGAAAGGTTCTGGACGAACAACACTGAAAACCGCACTAATACTGGCTCTTAGCCTTTTCCCGTTTATTTCGCATAGTGCAACTATTAATCAATCCTGGATAGGTAATTACACTTTTCCTGCACAAAGTCCGGACCAGCAGTTTCAAACTGGAGTGCATTTTAATATTGATGGCATCGATCAGAATGATAATACCGCAAACGATCAGCACTACCTGGCAGGTACCGTTCTTAATATCGTAGGGCCAATTCCTGTACTGGAAGCGGGCAGCAACGGTAACGTGATTAATGCAACGTTAAAAGATCTGTTGCTTCAGGGAAGAATAAAAACTATTCAGGCCCTGTCAAGCAGCCAGCAAGCTGAACAGATCACTGCTGATAATATAGATAGCTTTTTCTATTCTACTTCAGCAGGGCAGCCACAACAAAACCAGGAAGTTAATGTAACCATACCTGGCCTGGAAGGAAGTCAGTCAGTACTAAAAGTGTATGATTCTTCCACTTTTGGTACCAATACCTCTGAACAGGTTGGCGCTATTCAGTTACCAACTTATGATCCTTCTTCGATTAAAATATATAACAATTTAGGCATTGCTCGTATTGCCCCCGGTAGGTGGGACGGTTAA
- a CDS encoding AEC family transporter has product MQSFLLPLWHQIVLSAPLFILAILGYALIRWAKWSKNVADGLTKFVFSVTLPAMLFRMMCNFSKQPPVDARLLIAFFGSCLIVFVIGRILAAKMLKLDGTSGSVFALGGIFSNNVMLGIPVATVALGEASLPSVALVLVFNGLILWTLVTVSVEWSRSGSLSINGFAKTAVNVLKNPLIIGIISGTLFSLTGYDLPAVVDQPVTMLGQIAAPMSLVALGMGLAEYRIRDGWQISSVICTLKLIVQPFIVWLLAVALNLPPMETQVVVLLGSMAVGVNVYLMARQFNVIVGPAASSMVISTILSAVTTPLILTLIGVRV; this is encoded by the coding sequence ATGCAAAGCTTCCTTCTTCCTCTGTGGCATCAAATTGTACTTTCTGCACCGTTGTTTATTCTGGCCATATTAGGATATGCCTTAATTCGTTGGGCAAAATGGAGCAAGAATGTCGCCGATGGCCTGACTAAGTTCGTCTTCTCTGTCACACTACCCGCCATGCTGTTCCGTATGATGTGTAACTTCTCTAAGCAGCCACCGGTGGATGCACGTCTACTAATTGCCTTTTTTGGCAGTTGCCTGATCGTTTTTGTAATTGGTCGGATACTGGCGGCAAAGATGCTAAAACTGGACGGCACCTCAGGTTCAGTATTTGCACTGGGAGGGATATTCTCTAACAACGTTATGTTAGGCATTCCGGTAGCGACGGTGGCTCTTGGTGAAGCCTCTCTGCCTTCCGTTGCCCTGGTATTGGTGTTTAACGGGTTAATCCTCTGGACTCTGGTCACTGTATCAGTTGAATGGTCGCGTAGCGGTTCACTCTCTATCAACGGCTTTGCTAAAACAGCGGTCAATGTACTAAAAAATCCGCTCATTATTGGCATCATCTCCGGTACGCTATTTAGTTTAACGGGTTATGATTTACCTGCGGTTGTTGACCAACCAGTAACCATGCTCGGGCAAATTGCAGCCCCTATGTCATTGGTTGCTTTAGGAATGGGGCTGGCGGAATATCGAATTCGGGATGGCTGGCAAATTAGTTCGGTGATTTGTACCCTAAAACTTATCGTACAGCCCTTTATTGTCTGGCTACTGGCGGTTGCTCTTAACCTTCCGCCAATGGAAACGCAAGTCGTTGTGTTATTGGGGTCTATGGCGGTTGGGGTTAATGTCTATCTGATGGCACGCCAGTTCAACGTTATTGTTGGTCCGGCGGCGTCCAGTATGGTGATCTCAACAATTCTGTCAGCCGTAACCACCCCGCTGATTCTGACCCTGATTGGCGTTCGGGTTTAA